The Methanomicrobiales archaeon genome contains the following window.
GGGAGGTTCATGCGGATCCTGAAGATGAAAGGGTCATGGGCGGCGTCCGAAGTTTCCCTCCGCATCACGGAAGCGGGGACGCCGCTCCTGGAAGAGAAGCAGGAGAGGGGCAGCCCCGAGACCAGCCGGGCGTGAGAGGATCCTCCGCCCTCGCCGGGGAACGCGGGCACAACCGCAGGCTGCCGGGAGATTGCCGGAGCGCGGCGATCTCCCCCCTTCGCGCGTTCACGGAATGATCTCGCAGCCGTTGTACTTGTCGTGCCGGAAGTCCTCGAGTGCGATGGCGCCGTCGTCCAGGAGCGATCGGATCGCCGGCAGGGCCTCCACGATCGCATCGTGCAGGTTCTCCACCGTCCCGCAGACGAGTCTCCGCTGGTCCCGCGTCCAGGGCTGGAGGACGTTGGCGTAGAGGCAGCGGCCCCCGCAGAAAGAGCGGATCCGGCAGCCCTCGCACAGGTGCGGCGCCTCCAGGATCGGCAGGCGGAGGGGGTCCGAGGTTGCGATATGCCCGAGGTAATATGGGCGCATCCCCACCATGCAGGGGCAGGGCGCGATGCTGCCGTCGGTCAGGATGGTGTAGTTGGCATGGCCGGAGCCGCAGCGGAGCGCCGTCGCCGTCCTCCCGCGGAGCAGGTCTTCGGCCGTATCCAGGAACGGGTACCAGCGGGGCACCTTCCCCTCGCGGCGCATCGCGTCGACCCAGTCCCGCACGAGCCTGCGGATGCCGGGGTTGTAGCTCTCCTGCGCCCAGGTGCCGAAATCCCTTGCCTCGAAGTCCCGCGAGAAGTTCGCGTCCAGCTGCCAGTGGATGGAGGAGAAGGAGAAATCGTGGCTGCACGCGAGAGCCCGCACCGCGCTGTGGATGTCGGTCTGCTCGGCGACCGTCATCCGCGCGATGATCTCCCCGGAGAACCCGGCGGCGACCATCCCCTGCAGGTTCCCGATCAGGCGGCGGTAGGTCCCCCTCCCCCGGTAATAGTCCGTCAGATCCTCGGGGCCGTCGATGGAGACGAAGACCGTCGAGAA
Protein-coding sequences here:
- a CDS encoding TIGR04084 family radical SAM/SPASM domain-containing protein → MFYHLILTDDCNLNCRYCRGKAIFEEGEPAVDIDTPAELAVDLDLLYGFLARDPDPVLMFYGGEPLLRADLVREILQHAPVRKFAIYTNGQILHRLEPEWTNRFSTVFVSIDGPEDLTDYYRGRGTYRRLIGNLQGMVAAGFSGEIIARMTVAEQTDIHSAVRALACSHDFSFSSIHWQLDANFSRDFEARDFGTWAQESYNPGIRRLVRDWVDAMRREGKVPRWYPFLDTAEDLLRGRTATALRCGSGHANYTILTDGSIAPCPCMVGMRPYYLGHIATSDPLRLPILEAPHLCEGCRIRSFCGGRCLYANVLQPWTRDQRRLVCGTVENLHDAIVEALPAIRSLLDDGAIALEDFRHDKYNGCEIIP